The genome window CTTTGCGCGAGGAACACCTGCCACAGATCAGCCCTTCTCTCACACGCATTTTGAAGGAACTGCGCTCGTGCCCGACGATCATCTCTGACAGGCGCTGCCACATTGTAGGCTGGAATGAAGCGGCTGCAAACGTCTTTTTGGACTTCGAGCAAATCCCCTACGAACAGAGGAATCTGATTCGCTTGCTCTTCACGAGAAAAGAGCTGCAGCGTCTGGCGGTGAATTGGGAGCATTTCGTCAGCGGGTTTTTGGCCATATTCCGGGCCTATTACGGTCAATTCGTAGAGGATGAGTGGTATGAGCAGTTTCTCCAGGAGATGAAGGGACTGCATCCGGATTTCCAGCGGCTGTGGGAAGAAAACCGTGTCAGCACCGCTCCAGAAGTATTGGTGGAATTTCGCCATGCCAAAGCAGGCAAGATGCTTTTTCACCTGACCTCGCTTCAGGTCCAGGGGGATGTCGATCTCAGGTGCAGTATTTATACACCCGACCCCCACTCTTCTACCGAAGCCAAGCTGACGCAGCTGATGGGCATGGCAAAATGAACAAACAGCCTGACCGCTTGGGCCAGGCTGTTTTCTTTTAGTGATTCACGATACCTACTCGTGCATTTGCTGTCTGATGGAAGCCCGACTCTTCACAGCCTTCCTTCCAAAGAAGGAAGCGAATACTGTCAGCCAGTGCTTCCCAGCTGGCTTCGATCACGTTCGTAGAGACGCCGACCGTACTCCACTTTTCCCCGTTGTACGCAGACTCGATCAATACGCGCACCTTAGCGGCTGTCGCGCCGTTTTCATCCAAGACGCGAACCTTGTAGTCAGCAAGATGCATCTTGGCAATACAGGGGTAATACTTTTCCAGCGCCTTCCGCATGGCGTTGTCCAAGGCGTTAACGGGACCATTTCCATCGGCAGCTGTATGCACGGTTTCCCCATTGACATTCAGCTTTACGGTAGCCTCTGAAGTGATGGCACGCACAGCCGCCTTTTCCATGAGGATTTTAAAGGAGTCGAGGGTGAACAGATTTTTCAGCTTACCTGCCGCTTCCAGCAGCATCAAGGTAAGCGAAGCTTCTGCGCCTTCGTATTGATAGCCCTGGAATTCACGCTCTTTGATTCGCGTGATGATTTCACGCGCC of Brevibacillus choshinensis contains these proteins:
- a CDS encoding helix-turn-helix transcriptional regulator, with the protein product MNHQTRLQELSAFLKAQRAKILPQSVGLSPGTRRRTPGLRREEVAQLAGVSSTWYTWLEQGRDIKASPSVLDAVAKALQLTVDERKYLHALALETGAGAALREEHLPQISPSLTRILKELRSCPTIISDRRCHIVGWNEAAANVFLDFEQIPYEQRNLIRLLFTRKELQRLAVNWEHFVSGFLAIFRAYYGQFVEDEWYEQFLQEMKGLHPDFQRLWEENRVSTAPEVLVEFRHAKAGKMLFHLTSLQVQGDVDLRCSIYTPDPHSSTEAKLTQLMGMAK